In a genomic window of Desulfosporosinus sp. Sb-LF:
- a CDS encoding shikimate kinase: MRNIVLIGFMGTGKSTVGKRLALSLAWDFVDTDLEVGEITSLSVSEIFRRYGETRFRSEERLVVQRLSQQEQLVIATGGGTVLNSRNWEALAQNGIIIALHASMEAILSRIGHKNDRPLLKGTREAIEKLWSERQVCYAQADFTVDTSDKNIDEVVGEILARLERMKKNGFSDVAKD, encoded by the coding sequence ATGCGAAACATCGTTCTCATTGGATTTATGGGAACTGGCAAAAGCACGGTGGGAAAGCGCTTAGCTCTGTCGCTTGCTTGGGATTTTGTCGACACAGATTTGGAAGTCGGAGAAATCACAAGTTTGAGTGTGTCTGAGATTTTCCGACGGTACGGTGAGACTCGTTTTCGTTCTGAAGAACGGCTCGTAGTTCAGCGTCTCAGTCAACAGGAGCAGTTAGTCATTGCGACGGGCGGTGGGACTGTGTTGAACTCACGTAACTGGGAAGCGTTGGCCCAGAATGGGATTATCATAGCTCTTCATGCCTCGATGGAAGCGATTCTCAGTCGAATCGGCCATAAAAATGATCGACCTCTTCTCAAAGGCACAAGAGAGGCGATTGAAAAGTTGTGGTCTGAACGGCAAGTATGCTACGCCCAGGCTGACTTTACGGTTGACACGTCAGATAAAAATATTGATGAAGTGGTCGGTGAAATTCTTGCAAGGTTAGAGAGGATGAAGAAGAATGGGTTTAGCGACGTGGCAAAAGATTAA